In a single window of the Papaver somniferum cultivar HN1 chromosome 8, ASM357369v1, whole genome shotgun sequence genome:
- the LOC113305877 gene encoding uncharacterized protein LOC113305877, which produces MAPPKTMLPGMMLPRMMIPYFSGWARHMLGQSHVRAMLDHAQVTRAIQAAVELRVYHDVRGIVALLACWCVPTHTFICIWGEFTITLEDVVALMNLPVTGNFPATLSTNEKAISEILTAKMHGINKSSSKTCYAQWLKEWWTRDRTPEIPVDGMLSIAAFLCMWLSRDVFEDSGNLLKPFVIPFAIKMARGEKIPVGSLFLGSLFSNLDSLVVYSSISNGFMKIETYANTMFLQALLWERFEKYAPIPRSILQGPNADIRYVLSERDNARIMRWSTKKPRKNIRLTSVLDEESEFNLRPWVSVPSFISQLITFNNNEANVILEYGVNLSDVRRSFILSCTHVYLVSVMHGEYLVEENNIDRAARQMGLDQCVPDVRKEIPSVDQLKASLDCTHLNEREYMYPCPTRAVYPTPGYVDFWRLQLDRLFDFIMAPQTPAKDLLLMR; this is translated from the coding sequence ATGGCACCTCCAAAGACAATGCTCCCAGGGATGATGCTTCCAAGGATGATGATTCCATacttttctggatgggcgaggcatatgctGGGACAGAGTCATGTGAGAGCCATGTTGGACCATGCACAGGTGACACGAGCTATCCAAGCAGCTGTAGAATTACGTGTTTACCATGATGTGAGAGGTATAGTAGCTCTGCTCGCTTGTTGGTGcgttcctactcatactttcatatgtatatggggagaattcaccattactcTAGAGGATGTGGTTGCTTTAATGAATCTTCCAGTCACGGGTAATTTCCCAGCAACACTTTCGACAAACGAGAAGGCGATATCTGAGATCTTGACAGCTAAGATGCATGGCATTAACAAATCATCCAGCAAAACTTGTTATGCCCAGTGGTTGAAGGAGTGGTGGACGAGAGATAGAACTCCTGAGATACCTGTGGATGGTATGTTAagcattgctgctttcttgtgtatGTGGTTATCtagagatgtgtttgaagatagTGGAAATTTGCTGAAACCGTTTGTGATCCCTTTTGCCATCAAGATGGCTCGGGGTGAGAAAATTCCCGTTGGTAGTCTGTTTCTGGGTTCACTATTCTCCAACTTAGATTccttggttgtgtattccagcATTTccaatggttttatgaaaattgagACATATGCCAACacaatgtttctccaagctttgtTGTGGGAGCGTTTTGAAAAATACGCCCCGATTCCACGTAGCAtcttgcaaggaccgaatgctgaCATCCGTTATGTTCTTTCTGAGAGGGATAATGCTAGAATTATGCGTTGGTCTACCAAAAAGCCTCGGAAAAATATACGCCTCACCAGTGTCTTAGACGAAGAGTCTGAGTTTAACCTTCgtccctgggtgtcggttccttcgtTCATCTCACAGCTGATCACTTTTAACAATAATGAAGCGAATGTCATTCTGGAGTATGGTGTAAACCTGAGTGATGTTCGGAGATcgttcatactgagttgtacccaTGTTTACTTAGTATCAGTAATGCACGGGGAATATCTGGTGGAAGAAAATAACATTGACAGAGCTGCTCGGCAGATGGGTCTTGATCAGTGTGTCCCAGATGTCCGAAAAGAAATACCATCAGTCGATCAACTCAAAGCTTCTTTGGATTGCACACATCTTAATGAGCGTGAATATATGTACCCTTGCCCTACCCGGGCCGTCTATCCAACTCCGGGCTATGTAGACTTCTGGAGGCTGCAACTTGATCGTTTGTTTGATTTTATAATGGCTCCTCAAACTCCGGCAAAAGACCTCCTGCTGATGAGATAG